From Bacillota bacterium, one genomic window encodes:
- a CDS encoding CCA tRNA nucleotidyltransferase produces the protein MDLGRELVINENIQVPENIQRVARELEARGHRAYLVGGAVRDSLLGKKPKDWDICTSATPDEVEEIFHEHASRTGKRYGTITVLSGHDEVEVTTFRRDGRYTDGRRPEVVVFSSQVTDDLARRDFTVNAMAFDIGRRAVLDCFGGLKDLRARLIRAVGNPRERFQEDALRMLRAIRLGAELGFELEPETLRSIEGCHESITRISWERIRDELSSMIVTPAAGNALSLTRRTRLLEHILPELEACVSVPSGAPSAGNVFEHSLKVTDIIEPTLHLRLAALLHDIGKPATMERQADGTLRFPCHEKVGASLALGALERLRYPRDVIKRVVSLVERHMFSYDPATTDKGIRRMAGALGMDFIRDLGKLREADRMALGAEPGPGANMAAFLSRVESVMANSPALSVRDLAVNGRDVMSVLGVAEGPKVGQALTRLLEAVLENPSLNSRDVLLGMLREMKGT, from the coding sequence ATGGATCTCGGACGCGAGTTAGTCATCAACGAGAATATCCAAGTGCCGGAGAACATACAGCGCGTGGCCCGGGAACTAGAGGCGCGGGGACATCGTGCCTACCTTGTGGGCGGCGCGGTGCGCGATTCCCTCCTTGGCAAGAAGCCGAAAGACTGGGACATCTGTACGTCGGCCACTCCCGATGAAGTCGAGGAGATCTTCCACGAGCACGCGTCGCGCACGGGCAAGCGTTACGGAACCATCACAGTGCTCTCGGGACACGATGAAGTGGAGGTGACCACGTTCCGTCGAGACGGCAGGTACACCGACGGACGCAGGCCGGAGGTGGTCGTATTCTCGTCTCAGGTCACTGACGACTTGGCCCGCAGAGACTTCACCGTGAACGCGATGGCCTTCGACATCGGGCGCAGGGCCGTGCTCGATTGCTTTGGCGGCCTCAAGGATCTCCGGGCGCGCCTTATCCGTGCCGTCGGCAACCCCCGTGAGCGCTTTCAAGAGGATGCCTTGAGGATGCTTCGGGCGATCCGCCTCGGAGCAGAGCTCGGATTCGAACTGGAGCCGGAGACTTTGAGGTCCATTGAGGGTTGTCACGAGTCCATAACAAGGATCTCATGGGAGAGGATTCGAGACGAGCTATCCTCGATGATAGTGACACCTGCCGCAGGCAACGCCCTGAGCCTTACACGACGGACCCGCCTGCTGGAGCACATCCTTCCCGAGCTGGAGGCGTGCGTCTCGGTGCCGTCGGGTGCACCCTCCGCAGGGAACGTGTTCGAGCACAGCCTCAAGGTGACGGACATCATTGAGCCTACCCTCCATCTCAGGCTCGCCGCTCTCCTCCACGACATAGGAAAGCCCGCGACGATGGAGCGTCAGGCCGACGGAACGCTGAGATTCCCGTGCCACGAAAAGGTGGGAGCGTCGTTGGCGCTGGGCGCGCTCGAGAGGCTCCGGTACCCTAGAGATGTCATCAAGAGGGTCGTGTCGCTCGTGGAGCGGCACATGTTCTCATATGACCCTGCCACGACGGACAAGGGCATCCGCCGTATGGCCGGCGCGTTGGGGATGGACTTCATCCGCGATCTCGGGAAACTGCGCGAGGCTGATAGGATGGCCCTCGGCGCGGAGCCTGGACCCGGCGCGAACATGGCCGCCTTCCTCTCAAGGGTTGAGAGCGTGATGGCGAATAGCCCAGCTCTTTCGGTGCGTGATCTCGCCGTGAACGGGCGCGACGTCATGAGTGTGCTCGGCGTGGCCGAAGGGCCGAAAGTCGGACAGGCTCTCACGAGGCTCTTGGAGGCGGTGCTCGAGAATCCTAGTCTCAATTCACGAGACGTACTCCTGGGGATGCTGCGCGAAATGAAGGGAACGTAG
- a CDS encoding peptidoglycan-binding protein, translated as MTHRHGLARTFILIVPLALSCLPVRGAEGASAVYSCACGHDRVIRAEPPYPFGADIAGLQEHLATLGFDPGPLDGVYGPRTAAAVAAFQQSRGLEPDGVLGPLTWIALGKSAASPVAQTPVPPPPGRVEIIIDTVDRTLTVLSDGKPYRRFPVAVGKHSTPSPHGQWKVTSKGAWSGGFGTRWIGLNVPWGKYGIHGTNKPWYIGDAVSAGCVRMFNHDVETVFEWVEIGTPVVICGNPFGPLRSPRRELGLGERGADVLAAQRRLRMLGFDPGPENGVYDSRTLEAVKAFQASRGLRATGVVTSDTYDALGLRLFE; from the coding sequence ATGACACATCGACACGGGCTGGCGAGGACCTTCATTCTCATTGTGCCGCTCGCGCTGAGCTGTCTGCCCGTTCGCGGCGCCGAGGGAGCGTCGGCGGTGTATTCATGCGCTTGCGGGCACGACAGGGTCATCCGGGCTGAACCGCCCTATCCATTCGGTGCCGACATCGCCGGTCTCCAGGAACATCTAGCGACGCTCGGATTCGATCCGGGCCCTCTTGACGGGGTGTACGGTCCCCGAACCGCAGCGGCTGTGGCAGCTTTCCAGCAAAGCAGGGGGCTTGAGCCGGATGGAGTGCTCGGACCTCTCACTTGGATTGCTCTGGGAAAGTCTGCAGCGTCTCCGGTCGCGCAGACGCCCGTTCCTCCTCCCCCTGGGAGAGTAGAGATAATCATAGACACGGTGGACCGAACCCTGACCGTGCTCTCCGACGGAAAGCCGTACAGGAGGTTCCCAGTAGCGGTCGGCAAGCATTCCACTCCTTCTCCCCATGGTCAGTGGAAGGTGACATCGAAGGGGGCATGGAGCGGTGGGTTTGGCACACGATGGATCGGCCTCAACGTGCCCTGGGGAAAGTACGGCATACACGGCACTAACAAGCCGTGGTACATCGGGGACGCCGTGAGCGCCGGTTGCGTCAGGATGTTCAACCACGATGTGGAGACCGTCTTCGAGTGGGTCGAAATTGGGACCCCCGTAGTGATATGCGGAAATCCGTTCGGGCCCCTTCGCAGCCCCCGGCGTGAGCTGGGCCTTGGCGAACGGGGCGCCGATGTCTTGGCGGCTCAAAGGCGCCTCCGTATGCTTGGGTTCGACCCTGGACCGGAAAACGGAGTATATGACAGCCGCACGCTTGAGGCTGTGAAAGCGTTTCAAGCGTCAAGAGGTTTGAGGGCGACCGGGGTGGTCACCTCGGATACGTACGACGCCCTTGGATTGCGCCTGTTCGAGTAA
- the glmU gene encoding bifunctional UDP-N-acetylglucosamine diphosphorylase/glucosamine-1-phosphate N-acetyltransferase GlmU, whose protein sequence is MEQFVAVILAAGLGTRMKSRRPKVMHEICGRPMVSYVLDAAESAGAARIVVVVGHGAELVKQAVGSRGECVVQAEQLGTGHAVMVAETILSGYDGPVAVIAGDAAFLSGQDLAALVEGHVQSGASATVLSAVLDDPEGYGRIVRNAQGNIVKIVEERDASPEEAALTEVNSSIYCFSAQDLFSSLREVAPDNAQREYYLTDVIGIMLRKGLRVQVVRARDPLSARGINTRVQLAEAERIFRDRVRERLMLSGVTMIDPQSTFVDADVAVGRDTIILPFTFLVGKTSIGEGCTIGPFVRIVDSQVADGASVSNAVVLESVIGPEATVGPYSYLRPGTVLAERAKVGTFVEVKKSTIGKGSKVPHQTYLGDATVGDGVNIGAGTITCNYDGWQKHPTMIEDGVFIGSNSNLVAPVRIGKGAYVAAGSTITRDVPEGALGIARGYQKEIPGWVQRRLERRNDAEGHGGKG, encoded by the coding sequence ATGGAGCAGTTCGTAGCCGTCATATTGGCCGCGGGCCTGGGGACACGGATGAAATCCCGCAGGCCCAAGGTCATGCACGAGATATGCGGCAGGCCTATGGTATCATACGTGCTTGACGCGGCCGAGTCCGCCGGAGCGGCGAGGATCGTCGTGGTGGTAGGACACGGTGCGGAACTCGTGAAGCAGGCAGTGGGGTCGCGTGGAGAGTGCGTTGTCCAGGCCGAGCAGCTCGGCACTGGCCACGCCGTCATGGTGGCTGAAACCATCCTGAGCGGCTACGACGGCCCTGTCGCAGTGATCGCCGGGGACGCGGCGTTCCTCAGTGGGCAAGACCTTGCCGCCCTTGTCGAGGGACATGTGCAGAGCGGTGCGTCTGCGACCGTCCTGTCCGCGGTCCTGGACGACCCCGAGGGATACGGTCGGATCGTACGGAACGCGCAAGGCAACATAGTCAAGATCGTCGAGGAGAGAGACGCCTCTCCCGAAGAGGCGGCGCTGACCGAGGTCAATAGCTCTATATACTGTTTTTCTGCCCAGGACCTCTTCAGCTCCCTTCGGGAAGTGGCTCCCGACAACGCTCAGAGAGAATACTACCTTACAGACGTGATAGGCATCATGCTCCGAAAGGGCCTTCGCGTTCAGGTGGTGAGGGCCCGCGATCCGTTATCGGCGCGGGGCATTAACACCCGCGTCCAACTGGCTGAGGCGGAGCGCATCTTCCGTGACAGGGTCCGGGAGCGTCTCATGCTGTCGGGCGTGACCATGATCGATCCGCAGTCGACGTTTGTGGACGCCGATGTCGCCGTGGGGCGGGATACCATCATTCTTCCGTTCACGTTCCTGGTGGGCAAGACGTCCATCGGCGAAGGATGCACAATCGGTCCGTTCGTCCGGATAGTAGACTCCCAAGTGGCAGATGGGGCATCAGTATCAAACGCCGTGGTGCTCGAGTCCGTCATCGGGCCCGAGGCAACGGTGGGACCGTACAGCTACCTCCGTCCGGGGACCGTCTTGGCGGAAAGGGCGAAGGTCGGGACGTTCGTGGAAGTCAAGAAGTCTACGATAGGGAAAGGAAGCAAAGTGCCTCACCAGACGTACCTGGGTGACGCAACCGTCGGCGACGGGGTCAACATCGGAGCCGGGACGATCACGTGCAACTACGACGGTTGGCAAAAGCATCCCACGATGATCGAGGACGGGGTGTTCATCGGCAGCAACTCAAACCTCGTGGCTCCTGTAAGGATCGGGAAAGGCGCGTACGTTGCTGCGGGGTCCACTATCACACGGGATGTGCCTGAAGGCGCGCTAGGAATCGCACGAGGCTATCAGAAGGAGATCCCGGGTTGGGTACAGAGGCGCCTTGAACGTCGGAACGACGCTGAGGGGCACGGCGGGAAAGGCTGA
- a CDS encoding ribose-phosphate pyrophosphokinase, with translation MSDAGGIHMMLPSYKKMKVFTGRAHPALAEAIAAHLGVGLAAMKVDRFRDGEIRVAIEESVRGTDVFVIQPTCPPVNENLMELLIIIDAMRRASAKTVTAVIPYYGYARQDRKTKARDPITAKLVANLLVTAGCDRMVTVDLHAGQVQGFFDIPVDPLLAMPILARYIQEAGLADCVVASPDIGGVARARAMAGKLHADLVVIDKRRPEPNVSEVMNIIGDVDGRNVILVDDIIDTGGTIVQAADALYEAGAREVYAACTHALFSGQARDVLTGSSIRKTIVTDTIPIDQDRRPERTEVLSVAPLLAEAIRRIYEELSVSTLFD, from the coding sequence ATGAGTGACGCTGGTGGAATCCACATGATGCTGCCGTCCTACAAGAAGATGAAGGTTTTCACGGGGCGCGCTCATCCCGCCCTCGCGGAGGCGATAGCTGCCCATCTCGGTGTCGGCCTTGCCGCGATGAAGGTGGACAGGTTCCGCGACGGCGAGATACGAGTCGCCATTGAAGAGAGCGTGCGCGGCACCGATGTCTTCGTGATACAGCCTACGTGCCCGCCGGTCAACGAGAACCTCATGGAGCTCCTCATAATCATAGACGCGATGCGTCGCGCCTCCGCCAAGACGGTCACGGCCGTGATCCCGTATTACGGCTACGCGAGGCAGGACAGAAAGACAAAGGCCCGCGATCCCATAACGGCGAAGCTGGTGGCAAACCTGCTGGTGACGGCGGGGTGCGACAGAATGGTGACGGTAGATCTGCATGCCGGGCAGGTTCAGGGTTTCTTCGACATTCCGGTGGACCCGCTCCTGGCCATGCCGATCCTGGCCAGGTACATCCAAGAGGCCGGCCTTGCCGACTGCGTAGTGGCCTCACCCGACATCGGAGGGGTTGCAAGGGCCCGAGCCATGGCCGGGAAGCTCCACGCGGACCTCGTGGTCATAGACAAGAGGCGGCCTGAGCCAAACGTATCCGAGGTAATGAACATCATCGGTGATGTGGACGGAAGAAACGTCATCCTCGTCGATGACATCATAGATACTGGCGGCACGATAGTGCAGGCGGCCGACGCGCTGTACGAGGCAGGGGCTCGAGAGGTATACGCCGCATGCACTCACGCGCTTTTCTCGGGACAGGCTAGAGACGTTTTGACCGGGTCGAGCATCAGGAAGACGATAGTCACCGACACGATACCCATCGACCAGGACAGGCGCCCGGAGAGGACTGAGGTGCTATCGGTGGCGCCTCTCCTGGCCGAGGCCATTCGAAGGATATACGAGGAGCTTTCAGTGTCCACCCTCTTCGATTGA
- a CDS encoding 50S ribosomal protein L25, which yields MKEIVVNARPRERTGKGYARKARVVGEVPAVVYGKGSGSTSISLDEREFYRAVQAGLGAGKLVKLVINGAGNGRVEKTALLKEVQRDFVRGDVIHVDFQEVSLTEAITATIPVVLVGEERRPNDGGVIEHLLWEIQIHALPADMPERVEVDVSGLRIGDSVKVADLRLPKGVRTLSHADESVVTVAAPARGAEEKRPAAETGEAGGAGEAKTAGEAS from the coding sequence ATGAAAGAGATAGTCGTCAATGCACGGCCAAGAGAGAGAACCGGCAAAGGATACGCGCGCAAGGCGCGGGTCGTGGGCGAAGTGCCCGCCGTGGTATATGGAAAGGGCTCAGGGTCCACCTCCATCAGCCTTGATGAAAGGGAGTTTTACAGGGCGGTTCAAGCCGGACTCGGCGCCGGCAAGCTAGTGAAGCTGGTCATCAATGGTGCAGGGAACGGCAGAGTTGAGAAGACTGCTCTTCTGAAGGAAGTTCAACGAGATTTCGTGAGAGGCGACGTCATCCACGTCGACTTCCAGGAGGTTTCCCTGACGGAGGCCATTACCGCCACCATTCCGGTGGTCTTGGTAGGAGAGGAAAGGCGTCCGAACGACGGTGGGGTAATAGAGCACCTGCTTTGGGAGATCCAGATTCACGCATTACCTGCCGATATGCCCGAGAGAGTAGAGGTGGATGTCTCCGGGCTGCGGATAGGCGATTCTGTCAAGGTGGCCGATCTCAGGCTGCCCAAGGGCGTACGGACGCTGAGCCACGCAGACGAGAGCGTGGTAACGGTGGCGGCGCCAGCGCGAGGAGCGGAGGAGAAGAGGCCCGCGGCTGAAACGGGCGAGGCTGGTGGGGCCGGAGAGGCCAAGACTGCCGGCGAGGCAAGCTGA
- the pth gene encoding aminoacyl-tRNA hydrolase, with amino-acid sequence MKLIVGLGNPGSQYEGSRHNVGFLVVDFLAKRHGIRVAQRRFHALLGQGEIRGEQVIVAKPITYMNRSGYAVRAIADWYGAAPSEILVIVDDMALEPGRIRMRPKGSDGGHKGLRSIISLLGCQDFPRLRVGIGRPGPSEDAAGYVLGWFTREELAVMLEAFDRAADAVEAWIASGVDEAMNMFNG; translated from the coding sequence GTGAAACTCATCGTCGGGCTCGGCAACCCGGGCAGCCAGTATGAAGGATCCAGGCACAACGTGGGTTTCCTGGTCGTCGATTTCCTCGCGAAGAGGCACGGTATCAGGGTCGCGCAGAGGAGATTCCACGCGCTCCTGGGGCAGGGAGAGATCCGCGGGGAACAGGTGATCGTCGCCAAACCCATCACTTACATGAATCGCAGTGGGTATGCAGTTCGTGCAATCGCAGACTGGTACGGGGCGGCGCCTTCCGAGATCTTAGTGATTGTGGATGACATGGCACTCGAACCCGGACGCATACGCATGCGTCCCAAGGGGAGCGACGGAGGCCACAAGGGTTTGAGATCCATAATCTCTCTTCTGGGCTGCCAGGACTTTCCGCGGCTGAGGGTGGGCATCGGAAGACCGGGACCTTCCGAAGACGCTGCGGGTTACGTGCTCGGCTGGTTTACACGTGAAGAGCTTGCCGTGATGCTGGAGGCGTTCGACCGCGCTGCGGATGCGGTGGAGGCTTGGATCGCCTCCGGCGTCGACGAAGCCATGAACATGTTCAATGGATGA
- a CDS encoding carbon starvation protein A encodes MNSLLVMVVTFLLYIVAYNLYGKKLGHKLFELAAKNVTPAEEINDRVDYVPTNRIILTGHHFTSIAGTGPIVGPVLGVIWGWVPALLWVVLGSIFAGAVHDLGALVVSMRQRGKSIGDITGSIVNPRARTLFFAIIFFCLWIVIAIFAILMANLFATYPESAFPIWVEIPIAMGLSWYLFNRKGSLLVGSIVAIALMYLTIWIGLFIPISLSKAAWLVIIMVYIYFAATLPVHRLLQPRDYINALELGVAMVLLILGIVIAPKPIVAPAVITSPAGAPPMLPFLFITIACGAISGFHSLVSSGTSSKQIDKEPNAVTVGYGGMMLEAALATLVILAVTTGVSRETWLATYANYAKVPTLPTFAEGGARIVAALGIPKALSLNILAVFMISFAGTTIDTATRLQRYVISEFGDAAGQKWLTNRYVATLIAVVTAYLLAFRGSANVIWPLFGATNQLLAGLALLVVTVYVAKQKKPLIYTAAPMVFMIVITTWGMIGNLRNYLAAGNWLLSVIDAIVLLLEVWLIIEAWTVMTKITRGEIPHEAAKA; translated from the coding sequence ATGAATTCTCTGCTGGTTATGGTGGTGACCTTCCTCCTGTACATAGTCGCCTACAACCTCTATGGTAAGAAGCTCGGGCACAAGCTGTTCGAGCTAGCCGCCAAGAACGTGACTCCGGCGGAGGAGATCAACGACCGGGTAGACTACGTGCCGACGAACAGAATCATACTCACGGGTCACCATTTTACTTCGATTGCAGGAACCGGTCCCATCGTAGGCCCGGTTCTCGGTGTCATATGGGGCTGGGTTCCTGCGCTGCTCTGGGTTGTGCTGGGGTCCATCTTTGCGGGCGCGGTTCACGACCTCGGCGCTCTCGTCGTATCCATGAGGCAACGAGGCAAGTCAATAGGTGACATAACGGGGTCCATCGTGAATCCTCGCGCGCGGACGCTGTTCTTTGCGATCATATTCTTCTGTCTCTGGATAGTCATAGCCATCTTCGCGATTCTCATGGCCAACCTTTTTGCGACCTACCCGGAGTCAGCGTTCCCGATCTGGGTTGAGATCCCTATAGCCATGGGGCTTTCATGGTATCTGTTCAATAGGAAGGGCAGCCTCCTCGTGGGCTCAATTGTGGCGATAGCGTTGATGTACCTCACCATCTGGATAGGGCTCTTCATCCCGATAAGCCTCAGCAAAGCGGCATGGCTCGTCATCATCATGGTGTATATCTACTTCGCCGCCACACTTCCTGTCCACCGCCTACTGCAGCCGCGAGACTACATCAACGCTCTCGAGCTCGGAGTCGCCATGGTTCTGCTCATTCTCGGAATAGTCATCGCGCCCAAGCCTATCGTTGCTCCTGCCGTGATCACCTCGCCGGCTGGAGCCCCTCCGATGTTACCGTTCTTGTTCATAACGATAGCGTGCGGCGCCATCTCAGGGTTCCACAGCCTGGTCTCGAGCGGAACTAGCTCCAAGCAGATCGACAAGGAGCCCAATGCGGTCACGGTAGGTTATGGAGGGATGATGCTCGAGGCCGCGCTCGCGACCCTGGTTATCCTGGCCGTCACCACGGGAGTCTCCAGGGAGACCTGGCTCGCTACGTACGCGAATTACGCGAAGGTCCCAACGCTTCCAACGTTTGCCGAGGGCGGCGCGCGGATAGTTGCGGCGCTTGGGATCCCGAAGGCGCTTTCCCTCAACATCCTGGCGGTGTTCATGATCAGCTTCGCCGGCACGACCATTGACACGGCCACGCGCTTGCAGCGGTACGTGATCTCGGAGTTCGGAGACGCCGCCGGCCAGAAGTGGCTCACGAATAGGTATGTAGCCACGCTCATCGCCGTGGTAACCGCGTATCTCCTCGCCTTCAGAGGAAGCGCCAACGTTATCTGGCCTCTGTTCGGAGCTACGAACCAGCTCCTAGCAGGGCTGGCGCTCCTGGTAGTAACGGTGTACGTGGCGAAGCAGAAGAAGCCGCTGATCTACACGGCGGCCCCGATGGTCTTCATGATCGTGATTACCACGTGGGGAATGATCGGCAATCTGAGGAACTACCTGGCCGCAGGCAACTGGCTTCTCTCGGTCATTGACGCTATAGTCCTTCTCCTCGAGGTGTGGCTGATCATCGAGGCATGGACGGTCATGACCAAGATCACGCGCGGCGAAATACCACACGAGGCAGCGAAGGCGTAG
- a CDS encoding alpha/beta-type small acid-soluble spore protein, with translation MGRNRSIVSDEVKYEIARELGFADKINVDNGVYDYSNITTREAGLIVRGLIQKAEELLAGRTRR, from the coding sequence ATGGGTCGAAACCGCAGCATTGTCTCGGACGAGGTGAAGTACGAGATCGCGCGGGAGCTCGGCTTCGCTGACAAGATAAACGTCGACAATGGTGTGTACGACTACAGCAACATCACCACGAGGGAAGCCGGACTGATAGTCCGGGGCCTCATCCAGAAGGCCGAGGAGCTCTTGGCCGGACGGACCAGGAGATAG
- a CDS encoding flagellar basal body protein, translating to MPVLGDQTIVALSKVLDALSLRHEVTADNIANVNTPGFKARRVLFEDQLKAAISRGDPGSWQPTIEEDHLSVRRDGNSVDIDLEMACLAETTMMYSAMSRLVSDRFSLLKYVISEGRR from the coding sequence ATGCCTGTTCTCGGAGATCAGACGATTGTCGCCTTGTCGAAAGTGCTGGATGCGCTGTCGCTCCGGCACGAAGTCACGGCTGACAACATCGCCAACGTCAATACCCCTGGCTTCAAGGCAAGGCGTGTCTTGTTTGAGGACCAGCTCAAGGCGGCGATCTCCCGTGGTGACCCGGGATCTTGGCAGCCCACCATTGAGGAGGACCATCTCTCGGTGAGGCGCGACGGGAACAGCGTCGACATAGATCTCGAGATGGCGTGCCTGGCAGAAACCACGATGATGTACAGCGCCATGTCTCGTCTCGTATCAGATCGTTTCAGCCTGCTAAAGTACGTCATCAGCGAGGGGAGGCGATGA
- the flgC gene encoding flagellar basal body rod protein FlgC: protein MGVFSSFRISATGLAAERLRMDVIANNIANVNTTRTEDGGPYRRRQAVFQALVTRFWRTGFGTSEQRGLGRRVAEAPGRGVAVVGIVEDPSPPRMVYDPGHPDADARGYVAMPNVDPVRELVDMISATRAYEANVTALNAAKTMAMRALEIGKG, encoded by the coding sequence ATGGGCGTTTTTTCATCCTTCAGGATAAGTGCCACAGGTCTCGCCGCTGAACGCCTTAGAATGGACGTTATTGCCAACAATATCGCCAACGTCAACACGACGCGCACGGAGGACGGGGGGCCTTACAGAAGGCGGCAGGCCGTGTTCCAGGCGCTCGTGACCCGTTTCTGGAGAACTGGCTTCGGGACGAGCGAGCAGCGCGGCCTTGGCCGGAGGGTGGCCGAGGCGCCCGGTCGGGGTGTGGCGGTCGTGGGAATAGTGGAGGATCCGTCTCCGCCACGCATGGTGTACGATCCCGGCCACCCGGACGCGGATGCCCGCGGGTACGTGGCAATGCCCAACGTCGATCCAGTGAGAGAGCTCGTGGACATGATCTCGGCGACGCGGGCTTACGAGGCGAACGTCACCGCCCTCAACGCGGCGAAGACGATGGCTATGAGGGCGCTCGAAATAGGCAAGGGATGA